The Gemmatimonadaceae bacterium region CCTCCATCATCGAGAAACTTCGTGGCTGATGCCTCTGACAATGCGCTCGTGAACGTCTACCTCCCGCGCGTGGGGCGCGCGAATGACGCCTTGCGGGAGATTTCGCTCGAGAAGGGGGCCGTCCCCTACGCCGAGGGCTCCTGTCTGATCGCGTTCGGCAACACGCGCGTGCTCTGCTCGGCGAGCGTCGAGACTGGCGTGCCGGGCTGGAAGAAGGGCAGTGGGGAAGGGTGGGTCACCGCCGAGTATGCGATGCTGCCGCGCGCCACGCGCACGCGCGTGTCGCGCGAACGCTCGCAGATTGGTGGGCGCACGCAGGAGATCCAGCGGCTGATCGGCCGCAGCGTACGCGCGATGCTCGATGATTTCCGCTTCGGCGAGTTCACGGTGAAGGTTGACTGCGACGTGTTGCAGGCCGACGGCGGGACGCGCACCGCCTCGATCACCGGCGCGTGTGTGGCCGTGGAGGAGGCGTTCGCGTGGATGGTGCAGAGCGGTCGTATTCCGGCATCGCCCGTGCGCCGTCGCGTGGCGGCGATCAGCGTCGGGATCGTCGACGGTGAACCGCGGCTCGATCTCGACTACGACGAGGACGTGCGCGCCGGCGTGGACATGAACGTCGTCATGAGCAGCGAAGGACGTTTCGTGGAGGTGCAGGGGACCGGTGAGCATGGCACCTTCGCGCGCGAGGAGCTTGAT contains the following coding sequences:
- the rph gene encoding ribonuclease PH, which gives rise to MGRANDALREISLEKGAVPYAEGSCLIAFGNTRVLCSASVETGVPGWKKGSGEGWVTAEYAMLPRATRTRVSRERSQIGGRTQEIQRLIGRSVRAMLDDFRFGEFTVKVDCDVLQADGGTRTASITGACVAVEEAFAWMVQSGRIPASPVRRRVAAISVGIVDGEPRLDLDYDEDVRAGVDMNVVMSSEGRFVEVQGTGEHGTFAREELDALLGLAVSGIRELDAWQRRALGV